The Mesorhizobium sp. B2-8-5 genome segment CGCAATATGGCGCCAAGGCTGGCCAGAGACTGCGCGGCGAGCAGTTGCGGGCGCTGCTGGCGATGCTGGTGCTGGCCGTCGCCATCCGCCTTGCCGTCGATCTCTTCGTGACGCCGCCCAATCTTTATTCGCTTTCCGCCGCGGGCCTGAACTGATGCCGGCACGACGAGCATTTGCAGCCGCCGCCTCGTTGTCGATGCTCTTTGCCCTTTCCCCGGCAACCGCGCAAACGCCGCCTGCCGAAAGCATCCAGATCGGCCTGTCGACCGACGCCGTTTCGATCACGGCGGGTTTCTCCGGCGCCGATCTCACCATCTTCGGATCGCTGGAAAATCCCGATCCGCTGGTCGCGCGCCAGGGGCGCTATGACGTGATCGTCGTGCTCGAAGGCCCGCCACGCCCTGTTGTCGTCCGGCGCAAGGACCGGGTGCTCGGCGTCTGGGTCAACCTGGACTCGGAGACGTTCGAGAACGTGCCGGTCTCCTATTCCGTCGCGACGACGCGCCCGCTGCAGGACATCGCCGAGCCTGCCAAATACAAGCAGCTCTCGCTCGGCGCGCAGAACCTCTACATGAAGCCCGCCGACGAGACCGACAGCCCGGCAACCATCGAGGAATTCACGGCCGCGCTACGCGACCGCAAGGCGGCGACGGGCCTCTACAGCGAAAATGTCGGCGGCGTGCAGTTCCTGTCGCAGAACCTGTTTCGCGCCACCGTGCGGCTGGCGCCCAATGTTCCGGTCGGGACCCATAAAGCCCGCGCGTTCCTGTTCAAGAGCGGCATGTTCGTCAAGGAAAGCTCGGCCCAGCTCGAAATCCGCAAGTCCGGTTTCGAGCAATCGATCTTCCGCGTCGCGCACGACTATTCCTTCCTCTATGGCGTGTTCGCCATATCGCTCGCCATGCTGACCGGCTGGCTGGGCCGGCTCATCTTCCGCAAGGATTGATACCCGCGGGAAAATTGGGAAGACCCATTTTCCCGTGAAAAGAGGGTTTCCCTTTTCCCGGTTTTGCGATACATCGCCGCCTCCCAGCCCTAGGGACAAGCACACACATTTCGATTTTCGGCAGAGCGGTCCGGCTTTCCGGACGACGACGCGCTTTGCGTCGTCGGCAACCCTGCCCCAGGCAACGACAGGAGGCTGCGATGCGATCGGCATTCGGCGGCATCGATTTCGGCACGTCCAATTCCACCGTGGGCGTGATCCGCGACGGCCGGGCGCGACTGGTGGCACTGGAAGGCGAGCAACCGACCTTGCCAAGCGCCGTGTTCTTCAACTTCGAGGACGGCCACACCTATTTCGGCCGCCGTGCGATCAGCGACTACACCGACAGCATCGAAGGGCGTCTGATGCGCTCGCTGAAGAGCGTTCTCGGCAGCACGCTCGCCAATGAGAAGACGCGCATCAAGGCGCGCCAGATCGGCTTCATCGACATCGTCGGCCTGTTTATCGATCATCTCAAGAAGCGGCTGGAAGAAGACGCAGGCGGTCCGGTCGACAACGTCGTGCTGGGCAGGCCCGTGCAGTTCGTCGATGACGACGCGGCCGCCGATATGAAGGCGCAGGGCGAAC includes the following:
- a CDS encoding TIGR02186 family protein, yielding MPARRAFAAAASLSMLFALSPATAQTPPAESIQIGLSTDAVSITAGFSGADLTIFGSLENPDPLVARQGRYDVIVVLEGPPRPVVVRRKDRVLGVWVNLDSETFENVPVSYSVATTRPLQDIAEPAKYKQLSLGAQNLYMKPADETDSPATIEEFTAALRDRKAATGLYSENVGGVQFLSQNLFRATVRLAPNVPVGTHKARAFLFKSGMFVKESSAQLEIRKSGFEQSIFRVAHDYSFLYGVFAISLAMLTGWLGRLIFRKD